In Callospermophilus lateralis isolate mCalLat2 chromosome 10, mCalLat2.hap1, whole genome shotgun sequence, a single genomic region encodes these proteins:
- the LOC143408284 gene encoding uncharacterized protein LOC143408284, whose amino-acid sequence MSLCSSDLSYGSRVCQPGSCDSCPDSSWQVDDCPESCCEPPCCAPSCCQPSCCAPAPCLSLLCTPVNCVSRPCCQSVCTSSCTPSCCQQSSCQSDCCSCSPCQPSCCVSLCCKPVCCKPVCCKPVCCVPICSEASSSSCQQFSCEPSCCSSSPCQQSCCEPSCCSSSPCQPSCCVSLCCKPVCCKPLCCVPACSGASSSCCQQSSCQSDCCSSSPCQPSCCVPVCCKPVCCYRPSSCVSLLCRPVCRPACCVPVSSCCASSCQPSCCRPASCVSLLCRPTCSRPACCGVSLGQKSCC is encoded by the coding sequence ATGTCCCTCTGCTCCAGCGACCTGAGCTATGGCAGCCGCGTCTGCCAGCCCGGCTCCTGCGATTCCTGCCCCGACTCCTCCTGGCAGGTGGACGACTGCCCAGAGAGCTGCTGCGAGCCCCCCTGCTGCGCCCCCAGCTGCTGCCAGCCCAGCTGCTGTGCCCCAGCCCCCTGTCTGTCCCTCCTCTGCACCCCAGTGAACTGTGTGTCCAGACCCTGCTGCCAATCAGTCTGCACCAGCTCCTGCACCCCCTCCTGCTGCCAGCAGTCTAGCTGCCAGTCTGATTGCTGCAGCTGCTCCCCCTGCCAGCCGTCCTGCTGTGTGTCCCTCTGCTGCAAGCCTGTGTGCTGCAAGCCTGTCTGCTGCAAGCCTGTGTGCTGTGTGCCCATCTGCTCTGAGGCTTcctcctccagctgccagcagttTAGCTGTGAGCCCTCTTGCTGCTCCTCTTCCCCCTGCCAGCAGTCCTGCTGTGAGCCCTCTTGCTGCTCTTCTTCCCCCTGCCAGCCATCCTGCTGTGTGTCCCTCTGCTGCAAGCCTGTGTGCTGCAAGCCCCTGTGCTGTGTGCCCGCCTGCTCTGGagcctcctcctcctgctgccaGCAGTCTAGCTGCCAGTCTGACTGCTGCagctcctccccctgccagccgtCCTGCTGCGTGCCCGTCTGCTGCAAGCCCGTCTGCTGCTACAGACCCTCCTCCTGCGTGTCCCTGCTCTGCCGCCCCGTGTGCAGGCCCGCCTGCTGTGTGCCCGTCTCCTCCTGCTGTGCCTCCTCCTGCCAGCCCAGCTGCTGCCGCCCGGCCTCTTGCGTGTCCCTGCTCTGCCGCCCCACCTGCTCCCGCCCGGCCTGCTGTGGTGTCTCCTTGGGCCAGAAGTCCTGCTGCTGA
- the LOC143408339 gene encoding uncharacterized protein LOC143408339: protein MAASTMSVCSSSCPESSWQVDDCPESCCEPPCCAPSCCQPSCCVPAPCLSLLCTPVSCVSRPCCQSVCTSSCTPSCCQQSSCQSDCSSCSPCQPSCCVSLCCKPVCCKPVCCKPPVCCKPVCCVPVCSGASSSCCQQSSCQSDCCSSSPCQLSCCVPVCCKPVCCYRPSSCVSLLCRPVCRPACCVPVSSCCVSSCQPSCCRPASCVSLLCRPACSRPACCGVSLGQRSCC, encoded by the exons ATGGCCGCCTCCACCATGTCCGTCTGCTCCAGCTCTTGCCCAGAGTCCTCCTGGCAGGTGGACGACTGCCCAGAGAGCTGCTGCGAGCCCCCCTGCTGCGCCCCCAGCTGCTGCCAGCCCAGTTGCTGTGTCCCAGCCCCCTGTCTGTCCCTCCTCTGCACCCCAGTGAGCTGTGTGTCCAGACCCTGCTGCCAATCAGTCTGCACCAGCTCCTGCACCCCCTCCTGCTGCCAGCAGTCTAGCTGCCAGTCTGATTGCTCCAGCTGCTCCCCCTGCCAGCCGTCCTGCTGTGTGTCCCTCTGCTGCAAGCCTGTGTGCTGCAAGCCCGTCTGCTGCAAGCCT CCAGTCTGCTGCAAGCCCGTGTGCTGTGTGCCTGTCTGCTCTGGagcctcctcctcctgctgccaGCAATCTAGCTGCCAGTCTGACTGCTGCagctcctccccctgccagctgtcctGCTGCGTGCCTGTCTGCTGCAAGCCCGTCTGCTGCTACAGACCCTCCTCCTGCGTGTCCCTGCTCTGCCGCCCCGTGTGCAGGCCCGCCTGCTGTGTGCCCGTCTCCTCCTGCTGTGTCTCCTCCTGCCAGCCCAGCTGCTGCCGCCCGGCCTCCTGCGTGTCCCTGCTCTGCCGCCCCGCCTGCTCCCGCCCGGCCTGCTGTGGTGTCTCCTTGGGCCAGAGGTCCTGCTGCTGA
- the LOC143408336 gene encoding uncharacterized protein LOC143408336 isoform X3: MAATTMSICSSSCPESSWQVDDCPESYCEPPCCAPSCCQPSCCAPAPCLSLVCTPVSCVSRPCCQSVCTSSCTPSCCQQSSCQSDCCSCSPCQPSCCVSLCCKPVCCKPVCCKPPSCCSSSPCQPSCCVSLCCKPVCCKPVCCVPICSGASSSCCQQSSCQSDCCSSSPCQPSCCVPVCYKPICCYRPFSCVSLLCRPVCRPACCVPVSSCCASSCQPSCCRPASCVSLLCRPACSRPACCGEETRR, encoded by the exons ATGGCCGCCACCACCATGTCCATCTGCTCCAGCTCTTGCCCAGAGTCCTCCTGGCAGGTGGACGACTGCCCAGAGAGCTACTGTGAGCCCCCCTGCTGCGCCCCCAGCTGCTGCCAGCCCAGCTGCTGCGCCCCAGCCCCCTGCCTGTCCCTCGTCTGCACCCCAGTGAGCTGTGTGTCCAGACCCTGCTGCCAATCAGTCTGCACCAGCTCCTGCACCCCCTCCTGCTGCCAGCAGTCTAGCTGCCAGTCTGATTGCTGCAGCTGCTCCCCCTGCCAGCCGTCCTGCTGTGTGTCCCTCTGCTGCAAGCCTGTCTGCTGCAAGCCTGTGTGCTGCAAGCCT CCCTCTTGCTGCtcatcctccccctgccagccgtCCTGCTGTGTGTCCCTCTGCTGCAAGCCAGTTTGCTGCAAGCCCGTGTGCTGTGTGCCCATCTGCTCTGGagcctcctcctcctgctgccaGCAGTCTAGCTGCCAGTCTGACTGCTGCagctcctccccctgccagccgtCCTGCTGCGTGCCCGTCTGCTACAAGCCCATCTGCTGCTACAGACCCTTCTCCTGCGTGTCCCTGCTCTGCCGCCCAGTGTGCAGGCCCGCCTGCTGCGTGCCCGTCTCCTCCTGCTGTGCCTCCTCCTGCCAGCCCAGCTGCTGCCGCCCGGCCTCCTGTGTGTCCCTGCTCTGCCGCCCTGCCTGCTCCCGCCCGGCCTGCTGTG gagaggaaaccAGGCGCTGA
- the LOC143408336 gene encoding uncharacterized protein LOC143408336 isoform X4 yields MAATTMSICSSSCPESSWQVDDCPESYCEPPCCAPSCCQPSCCAPAPCLSLVCTPVSCVSRPCCQSVCTSSCTPSCCQQSSCQSDCCSCSPCQPSCCVSLCCKPVCCKPPSCCSSSPCQPSCCVSLCCKPVCCKPVCCVPICSGASSSCCQQSSCQSDCCSSSPCQPSCCVPVCYKPICCYRPFSCVSLLCRPVCRPACCVPVSSCCASSCQPSCCRPASCVSLLCRPACSRPACCGVSLGQKSCC; encoded by the exons ATGGCCGCCACCACCATGTCCATCTGCTCCAGCTCTTGCCCAGAGTCCTCCTGGCAGGTGGACGACTGCCCAGAGAGCTACTGTGAGCCCCCCTGCTGCGCCCCCAGCTGCTGCCAGCCCAGCTGCTGCGCCCCAGCCCCCTGCCTGTCCCTCGTCTGCACCCCAGTGAGCTGTGTGTCCAGACCCTGCTGCCAATCAGTCTGCACCAGCTCCTGCACCCCCTCCTGCTGCCAGCAGTCTAGCTGCCAGTCTGATTGCTGCAGCTGCTCCCCCTGCCAGCCGTCCTGCTGTGTGTCCCTCTGCTGCAAGCCTGTCTGCTGCAAGCCT CCCTCTTGCTGCtcatcctccccctgccagccgtCCTGCTGTGTGTCCCTCTGCTGCAAGCCAGTTTGCTGCAAGCCCGTGTGCTGTGTGCCCATCTGCTCTGGagcctcctcctcctgctgccaGCAGTCTAGCTGCCAGTCTGACTGCTGCagctcctccccctgccagccgtCCTGCTGCGTGCCCGTCTGCTACAAGCCCATCTGCTGCTACAGACCCTTCTCCTGCGTGTCCCTGCTCTGCCGCCCAGTGTGCAGGCCCGCCTGCTGCGTGCCCGTCTCCTCCTGCTGTGCCTCCTCCTGCCAGCCCAGCTGCTGCCGCCCGGCCTCCTGTGTGTCCCTGCTCTGCCGCCCTGCCTGCTCCCGCCCGGCCTGCTGTGGTGTCTCCTTGGGCCAGAAGTCCTGCTGCTGA
- the LOC143408336 gene encoding uncharacterized protein LOC143408336 isoform X1, producing MAATTMSICSSSCPESSWQVDDCPESYCEPPCCAPSCCQPSCCAPAPCLSLVCTPVSCVSRPCCQSVCTSSCTPSCCQQSSCQSDCCSCSPCQPSCCVSLCCKPVCCKPVCCKPSSCEPSCCSSSPCQQSCCEPSCCSSSPCQPSCCVSLCCKPVCCKPVCCVPICSGASSSCCQQSSCQSDCCSSSPCQPSCCVPVCYKPICCYRPFSCVSLLCRPVCRPACCVPVSSCCASSCQPSCCRPASCVSLLCRPACSRPACCGVSLGQKSCC from the exons ATGGCCGCCACCACCATGTCCATCTGCTCCAGCTCTTGCCCAGAGTCCTCCTGGCAGGTGGACGACTGCCCAGAGAGCTACTGTGAGCCCCCCTGCTGCGCCCCCAGCTGCTGCCAGCCCAGCTGCTGCGCCCCAGCCCCCTGCCTGTCCCTCGTCTGCACCCCAGTGAGCTGTGTGTCCAGACCCTGCTGCCAATCAGTCTGCACCAGCTCCTGCACCCCCTCCTGCTGCCAGCAGTCTAGCTGCCAGTCTGATTGCTGCAGCTGCTCCCCCTGCCAGCCGTCCTGCTGTGTGTCCCTCTGCTGCAAGCCTGTCTGCTGCAAGCCTGTGTGCTGCAAGCCT tcTAGCTGTGAGCCCTCTTGCTGCTCCTCTTCCCCCTGCCAGCAGTCCTGCTGTGAGCCCTCTTGCTGCtcatcctccccctgccagccgtCCTGCTGTGTGTCCCTCTGCTGCAAGCCAGTTTGCTGCAAGCCCGTGTGCTGTGTGCCCATCTGCTCTGGagcctcctcctcctgctgccaGCAGTCTAGCTGCCAGTCTGACTGCTGCagctcctccccctgccagccgtCCTGCTGCGTGCCCGTCTGCTACAAGCCCATCTGCTGCTACAGACCCTTCTCCTGCGTGTCCCTGCTCTGCCGCCCAGTGTGCAGGCCCGCCTGCTGCGTGCCCGTCTCCTCCTGCTGTGCCTCCTCCTGCCAGCCCAGCTGCTGCCGCCCGGCCTCCTGTGTGTCCCTGCTCTGCCGCCCTGCCTGCTCCCGCCCGGCCTGCTGTGGTGTCTCCTTGGGCCAGAAGTCCTGCTGCTGA
- the LOC143408336 gene encoding uncharacterized protein LOC143408336 isoform X2, which produces MAATTMSICSSSCPESSWQVDDCPESYCEPPCCAPSCCQPSCCAPAPCLSLVCTPVSCVSRPCCQSVCTSSCTPSCCQQSSCQSDCCSCSPCQPSCCVSLCCKPVCCKPVCCKPPSCCSSSPCQPSCCVSLCCKPVCCKPVCCVPICSGASSSCCQQSSCQSDCCSSSPCQPSCCVPVCYKPICCYRPFSCVSLLCRPVCRPACCVPVSSCCASSCQPSCCRPASCVSLLCRPACSRPACCGVSLGQKSCC; this is translated from the exons ATGGCCGCCACCACCATGTCCATCTGCTCCAGCTCTTGCCCAGAGTCCTCCTGGCAGGTGGACGACTGCCCAGAGAGCTACTGTGAGCCCCCCTGCTGCGCCCCCAGCTGCTGCCAGCCCAGCTGCTGCGCCCCAGCCCCCTGCCTGTCCCTCGTCTGCACCCCAGTGAGCTGTGTGTCCAGACCCTGCTGCCAATCAGTCTGCACCAGCTCCTGCACCCCCTCCTGCTGCCAGCAGTCTAGCTGCCAGTCTGATTGCTGCAGCTGCTCCCCCTGCCAGCCGTCCTGCTGTGTGTCCCTCTGCTGCAAGCCTGTCTGCTGCAAGCCTGTGTGCTGCAAGCCT CCCTCTTGCTGCtcatcctccccctgccagccgtCCTGCTGTGTGTCCCTCTGCTGCAAGCCAGTTTGCTGCAAGCCCGTGTGCTGTGTGCCCATCTGCTCTGGagcctcctcctcctgctgccaGCAGTCTAGCTGCCAGTCTGACTGCTGCagctcctccccctgccagccgtCCTGCTGCGTGCCCGTCTGCTACAAGCCCATCTGCTGCTACAGACCCTTCTCCTGCGTGTCCCTGCTCTGCCGCCCAGTGTGCAGGCCCGCCTGCTGCGTGCCCGTCTCCTCCTGCTGTGCCTCCTCCTGCCAGCCCAGCTGCTGCCGCCCGGCCTCCTGTGTGTCCCTGCTCTGCCGCCCTGCCTGCTCCCGCCCGGCCTGCTGTGGTGTCTCCTTGGGCCAGAAGTCCTGCTGCTGA
- the LOC143408336 gene encoding uncharacterized protein LOC143408336 isoform X5, translating into MAATTMSICSSSCPESSWQVDDCPESYCEPPCCAPSCCQPSCCAPAPCLSLVCTPVSCVSRPCCQSVCTSSCTPSCCQQSSCQSDCCSCSPCQPSCCVSLCCKPVCCKPVCCKPPVCCKPVCCVPICSGASSSCCQQSSCQSDCCSSSPCQPSCCVPVCYKPICCYRPFSCVSLLCRPVCRPACCVPVSSCCASSCQPSCCRPASCVSLLCRPACSRPACCGVSLGQKSCC; encoded by the exons ATGGCCGCCACCACCATGTCCATCTGCTCCAGCTCTTGCCCAGAGTCCTCCTGGCAGGTGGACGACTGCCCAGAGAGCTACTGTGAGCCCCCCTGCTGCGCCCCCAGCTGCTGCCAGCCCAGCTGCTGCGCCCCAGCCCCCTGCCTGTCCCTCGTCTGCACCCCAGTGAGCTGTGTGTCCAGACCCTGCTGCCAATCAGTCTGCACCAGCTCCTGCACCCCCTCCTGCTGCCAGCAGTCTAGCTGCCAGTCTGATTGCTGCAGCTGCTCCCCCTGCCAGCCGTCCTGCTGTGTGTCCCTCTGCTGCAAGCCTGTCTGCTGCAAGCCTGTGTGCTGCAAGCCT CCAGTTTGCTGCAAGCCCGTGTGCTGTGTGCCCATCTGCTCTGGagcctcctcctcctgctgccaGCAGTCTAGCTGCCAGTCTGACTGCTGCagctcctccccctgccagccgtCCTGCTGCGTGCCCGTCTGCTACAAGCCCATCTGCTGCTACAGACCCTTCTCCTGCGTGTCCCTGCTCTGCCGCCCAGTGTGCAGGCCCGCCTGCTGCGTGCCCGTCTCCTCCTGCTGTGCCTCCTCCTGCCAGCCCAGCTGCTGCCGCCCGGCCTCCTGTGTGTCCCTGCTCTGCCGCCCTGCCTGCTCCCGCCCGGCCTGCTGTGGTGTCTCCTTGGGCCAGAAGTCCTGCTGCTGA
- the LOC143408324 gene encoding uncharacterized protein LOC143408324 isoform X4 → MAASTMSVCSSSCPESSWQVDDCPESYCEPPCCAPSCCQPSCCAPAPCLSLVCTPVSCVSRPCCQSVCTSSCTPSCCQQSSCQSDCSSCSPCQPSCCVSLCCKPVCCKPVCCKPPVCCKPVCCVPACSGASSSCCQQSSCQSDCCSSSPCQPSCCVPVCCKPVCCYRPSSCVSLLCRPVCRPACCVPVSSCCASSCQPSCCRPASCVSLLCRPTCSRPACCGVSLGQKSCC, encoded by the exons ATGGCCGCCTCCACCATGTCCGTCTGCTCCAGCTCTTGCCCAGAGTCCTCCTGGCAGGTGGACGACTGTCCAGAGAGCTACTGTGAGCCCCCCTGCTGCGCCCCCAGCTGCTGCCAGCCCAGCTGCTGCGCCCCAGCCCCCTGCCTGTCCCTCGTCTGCACCCCAGTGAGCTGTGTGTCCAGACCCTGCTGCCAATCAGTCTGCACCAGCTCCTGCACCCCCTCCTGCTGCCAGCAGTCTAGCTGCCAGTCTGATTGCTCCAGCTGCTCCCCCTGCCAGCCGTCCTGCTGTGTGTCCCTCTGCTGCAAGCCCGTGTGCTGCAAGCCTGTGTGCTGCAAGCCT CCTGTCTGCTGCAAGCCTGTGTGCTGTGTGCCCGCCTGCTCTGGagcctcctcctcctgctgccaGCAGTCTAGCTGCCAGTCTGACTGCTGCagctcctccccctgccagccgtCCTGCTGCGTGCCCGTCTGCTGCAAGCCCGTCTGCTGCTACAGACCCTCCTCCTGCGTGTCCCTGCTCTGCCGCCCAGTGTGCAGGCCCGCCTGCTGTGTGCCCGTCTCCTCCTGCTGTGCCTCCTCCTGCCAGCCCAGCTGCTGCCGCCCGGCCTCCTGTGTGTCCCTGCTCTGCCGCCCCACCTGTTCCCGCCCGGCCTGCTGTGGTGTCTCCTTGGGCCAGAAGTCCTGCTGCTGA
- the LOC143408324 gene encoding uncharacterized protein LOC143408324 isoform X1: protein MAASTMSVCSSSCPESSWQVDDCPESYCEPPCCAPSCCQPSCCAPAPCLSLVCTPVSCVSRPCCQSVCTSSCTPSCCQQSSCQSDCSSCSPCQPSCCASSSCCQQSSCEPSCCSSSPCQQSCCEPSCCSSSPCQPSCCVSLCCKPVCCKPVCCVPACSGASSSCCQQSSCQSDCCSSSPCQPSCCVPVCCKPVCCYRPSSCVSLLCRPVCRPACCVPVSSCCASSCQPSCCRPASCVSLLCRPTCSRPACCGVSLGQKSCC, encoded by the exons ATGGCCGCCTCCACCATGTCCGTCTGCTCCAGCTCTTGCCCAGAGTCCTCCTGGCAGGTGGACGACTGTCCAGAGAGCTACTGTGAGCCCCCCTGCTGCGCCCCCAGCTGCTGCCAGCCCAGCTGCTGCGCCCCAGCCCCCTGCCTGTCCCTCGTCTGCACCCCAGTGAGCTGTGTGTCCAGACCCTGCTGCCAATCAGTCTGCACCAGCTCCTGCACCCCCTCCTGCTGCCAGCAGTCTAGCTGCCAGTCTGATTGCTCCAGCTGCTCCCCCTGCCAGCCGTCCTGCTGT GCTTCCTCCTCCTGCTGCCAGCAGTCTAGCTGTGAGCCCTCTTGCTGCTCCTCTTCCCCCTGCCAGCAGTCCTGCTGTGAGCCCTCTTGCTGCtcatcctccccctgccagccgtCCTGCTGTGTGTCCCTCTGCTGCAAGCCTGTCTGCTGCAAGCCTGTGTGCTGTGTGCCCGCCTGCTCTGGagcctcctcctcctgctgccaGCAGTCTAGCTGCCAGTCTGACTGCTGCagctcctccccctgccagccgtCCTGCTGCGTGCCCGTCTGCTGCAAGCCCGTCTGCTGCTACAGACCCTCCTCCTGCGTGTCCCTGCTCTGCCGCCCAGTGTGCAGGCCCGCCTGCTGTGTGCCCGTCTCCTCCTGCTGTGCCTCCTCCTGCCAGCCCAGCTGCTGCCGCCCGGCCTCCTGTGTGTCCCTGCTCTGCCGCCCCACCTGTTCCCGCCCGGCCTGCTGTGGTGTCTCCTTGGGCCAGAAGTCCTGCTGCTGA
- the LOC143408324 gene encoding uncharacterized protein LOC143408324 isoform X3, with protein MAASTMSVCSSSCPESSWQVDDCPESYCEPPCCAPSCCQPSCCAPAPCLSLVCTPVSCVSRPCCQSVCTSSCTPSCCQQSSCQSDCSSCSPCQPSCCVSLCCKPVCCKPPSCCSSSPCQPSCCVSLCCKPVCCKPVCCVPACSGASSSCCQQSSCQSDCCSSSPCQPSCCVPVCCKPVCCYRPSSCVSLLCRPVCRPACCVPVSSCCASSCQPSCCRPASCVSLLCRPTCSRPACCGVSLGQKSCC; from the exons ATGGCCGCCTCCACCATGTCCGTCTGCTCCAGCTCTTGCCCAGAGTCCTCCTGGCAGGTGGACGACTGTCCAGAGAGCTACTGTGAGCCCCCCTGCTGCGCCCCCAGCTGCTGCCAGCCCAGCTGCTGCGCCCCAGCCCCCTGCCTGTCCCTCGTCTGCACCCCAGTGAGCTGTGTGTCCAGACCCTGCTGCCAATCAGTCTGCACCAGCTCCTGCACCCCCTCCTGCTGCCAGCAGTCTAGCTGCCAGTCTGATTGCTCCAGCTGCTCCCCCTGCCAGCCGTCCTGCTGTGTGTCCCTCTGCTGCAAGCCCGTGTGCTGCAAGCCT CCCTCTTGCTGCtcatcctccccctgccagccgtCCTGCTGTGTGTCCCTCTGCTGCAAGCCTGTCTGCTGCAAGCCTGTGTGCTGTGTGCCCGCCTGCTCTGGagcctcctcctcctgctgccaGCAGTCTAGCTGCCAGTCTGACTGCTGCagctcctccccctgccagccgtCCTGCTGCGTGCCCGTCTGCTGCAAGCCCGTCTGCTGCTACAGACCCTCCTCCTGCGTGTCCCTGCTCTGCCGCCCAGTGTGCAGGCCCGCCTGCTGTGTGCCCGTCTCCTCCTGCTGTGCCTCCTCCTGCCAGCCCAGCTGCTGCCGCCCGGCCTCCTGTGTGTCCCTGCTCTGCCGCCCCACCTGTTCCCGCCCGGCCTGCTGTGGTGTCTCCTTGGGCCAGAAGTCCTGCTGCTGA
- the LOC143408324 gene encoding uncharacterized protein LOC143408324 isoform X2: MAASTMSVCSSSCPESSWQVDDCPESYCEPPCCAPSCCQPSCCAPAPCLSLVCTPVSCVSRPCCQSVCTSSCTPSCCQQSSCQSDCSSCSPCQPSCCVSLCCKPVCCKPVCCKPPSCCSSSPCQPSCCVSLCCKPVCCKPVCCVPACSGASSSCCQQSSCQSDCCSSSPCQPSCCVPVCCKPVCCYRPSSCVSLLCRPVCRPACCVPVSSCCASSCQPSCCRPASCVSLLCRPTCSRPACCGVSLGQKSCC, translated from the exons ATGGCCGCCTCCACCATGTCCGTCTGCTCCAGCTCTTGCCCAGAGTCCTCCTGGCAGGTGGACGACTGTCCAGAGAGCTACTGTGAGCCCCCCTGCTGCGCCCCCAGCTGCTGCCAGCCCAGCTGCTGCGCCCCAGCCCCCTGCCTGTCCCTCGTCTGCACCCCAGTGAGCTGTGTGTCCAGACCCTGCTGCCAATCAGTCTGCACCAGCTCCTGCACCCCCTCCTGCTGCCAGCAGTCTAGCTGCCAGTCTGATTGCTCCAGCTGCTCCCCCTGCCAGCCGTCCTGCTGTGTGTCCCTCTGCTGCAAGCCCGTGTGCTGCAAGCCTGTGTGCTGCAAGCCT CCCTCTTGCTGCtcatcctccccctgccagccgtCCTGCTGTGTGTCCCTCTGCTGCAAGCCTGTCTGCTGCAAGCCTGTGTGCTGTGTGCCCGCCTGCTCTGGagcctcctcctcctgctgccaGCAGTCTAGCTGCCAGTCTGACTGCTGCagctcctccccctgccagccgtCCTGCTGCGTGCCCGTCTGCTGCAAGCCCGTCTGCTGCTACAGACCCTCCTCCTGCGTGTCCCTGCTCTGCCGCCCAGTGTGCAGGCCCGCCTGCTGTGTGCCCGTCTCCTCCTGCTGTGCCTCCTCCTGCCAGCCCAGCTGCTGCCGCCCGGCCTCCTGTGTGTCCCTGCTCTGCCGCCCCACCTGTTCCCGCCCGGCCTGCTGTGGTGTCTCCTTGGGCCAGAAGTCCTGCTGCTGA